Genomic DNA from Methanosarcina sp. MTP4:
GTAGAAATTTTTATTACGTTTGTTCCAGCAATGAAATCTGGTAACATAGTTCGCGTCTTGAGTTTTTATGGCGTGTCCCCATTCTATATAGTAATCATCAGTGGTCTCGTATTTTCCATGATTTGCAAAAATAGGATTGTAGCGAACTTTGATTGATACGTCAATTCTTAGCGTTTCTTTAGGAGTTATTATGGTCGTGTTTCCCTCTTCTATCTCTTCAAAATATTCTGTGTGCTTCTCCATAAAATCTGAAGTTTGAATAAAAAATCTTGTTGCTTCTCCGGGATTCAGGTAATCAAGTTTTTTATTCTGATCGTTTTCTGTTGTGAATTGATCTTTGAATTTAAACTGGCAGTCTATGTCCAAAGAGCGTGCAGTATTTTTTGAATAGTTTGAAATGATTGCATAAAGGTCGCCGGATTCTAAAACAAATTGCCTATCAGTTTGTTCCTTATCTCTTGAAAGAACATTTATTGAAATAATGGGTTTTCTTGAATCCCTTATTTGGAGAAAAACAAAGGCTACCAAAATCAGGTTACCAAAGGCTATAATTATATTGGCATAATTACCCAATTCGCTTATATTAACCATCTAACACACTCTCTTTTTCTGAGGACTTCTCTTTACAGCATTTCTGAAAAGGCTGCTCTCCTTCGTCGAGCGTGACAAGACAGGTTAAATACGGCTATTCCGGTTGCCTCGTTTTCTATTTAATGTATCTTCTTTCTCCGGCTGCCCTTTTTCTCGATCTGCTGAATCTATTTCATCTGGCCTCTTTTTCTGCTCAGCTTTGGCCTCTTTTTTGTTCAGCTTTGGCCTCTTTTTCTGTTTAGCTTGGGCCTCTTTTTTGTCCAGCTAGGGCCTCTTTTTCTGTTTAGCTTGGGCCTTTTTTTTGTTCAGCTTGGGCCTCTTTTTTGTCCAGCTAGGGCCTCTTTTTCTGTTTAGCTTGGGCCTTTTTTTTGTTCAGCTTGGGCCTCTTTTCTTTTCAGCTTGGGCCTCTTTTCTTTTCAGCTTGGGCCTCATTTATTCATCAGTTAGGGGTTCATATGTGTTTTTTATTATTTTTACAATCTCATCTTTTGTTTTGTACTTTTGATTGGGGCTTCTTGGTTTATTGGGCAGTGTCCGAACTAATATGTTTAAATCCAATAATTTTTTTAATGATTTTTTATAAGAACCTGGCCTTTCTTTATATCCCAATTTTTCCAATATTTCATTTGAAGAATGTGGTCTCTCAGCACAGATTGTAAGAATTTTAATCTCATTATCACTCAGATTTATTTGCTCCTCTATGGTATGAGATTCATCGGTTTTTGCTTTCTTTTTTTTGCGCTTTGTTTCATCGTTTTCTAAGCTGTATTCTTTGCTTCGAACCGGCCTCTTGAAGATTATTGTGAAAAAACGGTTCAGGTCGAATTCTATTTCTACGCCTCTTTCGCGGGTCTGGTTTAGAATTCTTCCAATGCCGGACCCTACCTTCTCAATCAAGCCAAGCCTGTGGAAAATATCAAAAATAACGGGGTTTCTGGCAACGCTTCTGCGGCCCAGGTCTTCTTTGTCGAAGAGGAGTTCACCGGGGTTTGAAATCTCTACCCTGTTATCGAAAATTTCTACCATCACCCTTGCACCTTCCTCAAAGTAGTCACGGTGGATGATCGCGTTCATCAAAGCTTCCCTCAGGGCTTCGTAAGGGATTTCAGGAATTTCGAGGCGGGGGCCTCCTCCTTTGATCACGTATTCGAGGTTCAGGTGCTGCTGGAGGAAAATGAATGAATTCTCGTAATCAGTAACAGGCTCTTCTCTGAAATCTTTTCTGTCGAGGATTTTGTACCTGTCAATTCCTTTATAGAGGACGCAGGTCACGTATGCCTGGCGCAGGTAAGTCTGTCTTTTTTTGCCAAAAAACAGGATTCCGGCATTGTTTATCAAAAAGTGGGCATTTTTTTCTCCCATCCCGAGTGTCTCAAGCATACCTTCTCTTGAAACAGTTAGAGTAAGGCCCATTTTACGCATCAGGTCATCAAATTTCTTTTCGTCAAAATCAGCCGGATATTTGAAATCTGACCTGTGCTGGCTTTCGAAACGGATCCTTCCGGTCTTCTGGGCATACTGGAAGATTTCTTCCCGCTGCATTTTCTGGGAGTTTGCTCCTTCCCGGTAAAAAAAGCCTTCAGAGCACTGGACCGGTTTGTCTCTGCTTTCCGGAACTTTGATCAGTATGACTTCCTTACCGTCGTAATTGCCAGATTCTATCTTAATTGGAATTCTTGGTTTGCAGTTGTTGGCAATATCCTGAATTCGGGATTTCATCTCATTGTTAAGTTGCGTGCCAACTACTTTATTGGAATCATCTATCCCAACAAATATGGTTCCACCTGCTGTATTGGCAAATGCAACAATTTCTTTTACAATCGACGGAGAAAAAGATTTCTTGAACTCTATAAGAGCGCCTTCTCCTTCCTGTAGAATCTGTTCAAGCCGATCTCGTTCCATTATCAACACATACTTGCCTGCTTGTATTCACATCTTACGCATCTTAGTTACCGTATAATGTTTAATTCCTCTGGCTTTCAAACTTCATACCCAAGCCCTGCCAGATTCTCCTTAATCTTCTTCTCCAGTTCCTCGGACTTCCTGAACTGCTCTGAAAGTTCCGACGTCAACCTGTCCATCTTCTCTTCAAATACCTCGTCGTCTTCCTCTTCTTCGACAAAGCCTACGTAGCGCCCGGGGGTCAAGATATGATCGTGCTTTTTGATCTCTTCGAGAGTTGCGGACTTGCAGAAGCCCGGCACGTCTTCATATTCTCCGCTTTCAACGGTTTCCCCGCGCCAGGCATGGTAGGTGTCGGCAATTTTCCGGACTTCCTCTTCGGTTAGTTCGCGGTGGGTGCGGTCCCGTAAAACTCCCATGTTCCGGGCATCGATGAAGAGGACTTCTCCGCGGCGGTCGCGGAAACCGCTGTTCTGCTTGTTTCGGGCGAAGAACCAGAGGCAGGCGGGGATTGCGGTGTTGTAAAATAGCTGGCCTGGAAGGGCGATCATGCAGTCCACAAGGTCGGCTTCGATGATGTTTTTGCGGATTTCGCCTTCGCCGGAGGAGTTTGAGGACATGGAGCCGTTGGCGAGGACGAAGCCTGCGATTCCCGTGGGAGATAGGTGGTGGATGTAGTGCTGGACCCAGGCGAAGTTGGCGTTACCTTTTGGGGGGATGCCGTATTTCCAGCGGGTGTCTTCGGGCAGGAGTTCGCCTTTCCAGTCGGAGTCGTTGAAGGGGGGGTTTGAGAGGATGAAGTCGGCTTTGAGGTCTTTGTGCAGGTCGTTGTGGAAGGTATCGCCCCATTTTATGCCGTCGTTGTCGATTCCCCGGATGGCGAGGTTCATTTTGCAGAGGCGCCAGGTTGTCTGGTTGGATTCCTGGCCGGAAATGGAGATGTTTTCAAGGCGGCCGCCGTGGGCTTCGATGAATTTCTCGCTCTGGACGAACATTCCGCCCGAGCCGCAGCAGGGGTCGTAGACTCTGCCGGTGTAGGGCTCGATCATCTCTACAAGGACCCGGACTATGCTTCTCGGGGTGTAGAACTGGCCACCGCGTTTGCCTTCCGCATTTGCGAACATGCCGAGGAAGTATTCGTAGACCCTGCCGAGCACGTCCTTGCTCCGGCTCTCCTTATCCCCAAGCCCGATTGTGCCCACAAGGTCGATCAGCTCGCCCAGGCGTTGTTTGTCAAGGCCTTCCCTGGCGTAGTTCTTTGGGAGCACGCCTTTCAGGGAGGGGTTTTCCCGCTCGATTGCGGTCATGGCGTCGTCAACAAGTTTTCCTATGGTGGGCTGTTTTGCGCTCTTTTTCAGGTGGTTCCAGCGGGCTTCGGAAGGTACCCAGAAGATGTTTTCCGCAAGGTATTCATCCGGGTCTTCCGGGTCTGCGCCCTCCTCGATTTCTGAGGTCAGCTGTGTGTGCATTTCTTCGAAAGCATCCGAGATGTATTTCAGGAAAATCAGGCCGAGTACCACATGCTTGTACTCTGCTGCGTCCATGTTGTTCCGGAGCTTATCCGCTGTCTGCCAGAGTTTCTCTTCAAAGCCGAGATTTGCGCCGTTTGAGCCTGTTGTTTTTTTCGCCATGGGTGATCAACGTTATCTTGAATGTGTCTTGAATAATATTATACTGTTATAAATGTGTTGATTTCCTGTTTCCGGTTCCGGATTTCCTGATGCCTGATAACTACTTTTTCGGATCAAAGCTAAAGAAATCAGCAAGAGTAAAATTGGTAGTTAGTGGGAGCGGTGGTTCAAAGGTTGCTGGGGAAATCGCTAAGCGAAATATAATAAAATAGTTATAATAAATTGGCTTTAAGTCCTCTTGAGCGGAGCGAAAAGGACACCGTTCTCCCGAAGCGGAACTCGGGTGGGAAAGGCCGCTCGCCCTCGGCGAGCGTGACAAGACACCACAAAATACACCTATTCCGGTTGCCTTTGCCTCCAAAATACTCATTAATGAACTAGCCAGTCCCCGGCTCAAGAATTATCTTTCCTTTCGGGACCTGTTTCATTACCCGATTACTGCCTACTTCGGTGTTTTTCTTTTACTTTTCCGATTTTTCAATGAGTTTTCCCAGAAGGGAGATGCTTTCTCTCAGGTCCTCTTTCGTTTCTTTGGGGATTTCTTCTAAGGTGTCGACAATTCTCAGGGTTTCCTGGAAACAGGATTTTGCAAAGGCGGGGTCTTTTCCAAGATAGATTGTGCCCATCATCAGGTGAAGGGGGAAGAAGTTTTTCTCTTTTTCACTGAGCTTTTTGTAGAAGGCCTGAAGCTTTTCAAAATCTTCTTTTTCCGCAAGGTCGGAGATATAGGACTGTACTAGATCGATGTAATCCGGGCCGTTTTCGAGCAGGAAATCGAATTTTTCGTCGTCGGTCATCAAAAAGAAACCTGTTTCAAGGTCATCTGCTACGGTTTCTCTGGCCAAAACTTCGCTTTCTTCCCTGCCTTCAAATAAGCCGCCTTCTTCGAAGAATTCATCTGCGTCCTTTTTCAAAAGGAGCATATCAGCCTGGGCATCGGTCAGGCCCATTTCGCTGGTAATCTTTTTGAACTGCTTTTCGTAGTCTTCCTCTTCTTCTTTTGAA
This window encodes:
- a CDS encoding RNA-binding domain-containing protein — protein: MERDRLEQILQEGEGALIEFKKSFSPSIVKEIVAFANTAGGTIFVGIDDSNKVVGTQLNNEMKSRIQDIANNCKPRIPIKIESGNYDGKEVILIKVPESRDKPVQCSEGFFYREGANSQKMQREEIFQYAQKTGRIRFESQHRSDFKYPADFDEKKFDDLMRKMGLTLTVSREGMLETLGMGEKNAHFLINNAGILFFGKKRQTYLRQAYVTCVLYKGIDRYKILDRKDFREEPVTDYENSFIFLQQHLNLEYVIKGGGPRLEIPEIPYEALREALMNAIIHRDYFEEGARVMVEIFDNRVEISNPGELLFDKEDLGRRSVARNPVIFDIFHRLGLIEKVGSGIGRILNQTRERGVEIEFDLNRFFTIIFKRPVRSKEYSLENDETKRKKKKAKTDESHTIEEQINLSDNEIKILTICAERPHSSNEILEKLGYKERPGSYKKSLKKLLDLNILVRTLPNKPRSPNQKYKTKDEIVKIIKNTYEPLTDE
- a CDS encoding class I SAM-dependent DNA methyltransferase, with protein sequence MAKKTTGSNGANLGFEEKLWQTADKLRNNMDAAEYKHVVLGLIFLKYISDAFEEMHTQLTSEIEEGADPEDPDEYLAENIFWVPSEARWNHLKKSAKQPTIGKLVDDAMTAIERENPSLKGVLPKNYAREGLDKQRLGELIDLVGTIGLGDKESRSKDVLGRVYEYFLGMFANAEGKRGGQFYTPRSIVRVLVEMIEPYTGRVYDPCCGSGGMFVQSEKFIEAHGGRLENISISGQESNQTTWRLCKMNLAIRGIDNDGIKWGDTFHNDLHKDLKADFILSNPPFNDSDWKGELLPEDTRWKYGIPPKGNANFAWVQHYIHHLSPTGIAGFVLANGSMSSNSSGEGEIRKNIIEADLVDCMIALPGQLFYNTAIPACLWFFARNKQNSGFRDRRGEVLFIDARNMGVLRDRTHRELTEEEVRKIADTYHAWRGETVESGEYEDVPGFCKSATLEEIKKHDHILTPGRYVGFVEEEEDDEVFEEKMDRLTSELSEQFRKSEELEKKIKENLAGLGYEV